Proteins from a single region of Sinorhizobium alkalisoli:
- a CDS encoding CaiB/BaiF CoA transferase family protein, giving the protein MLLGGIKVVSFCHFLQGPAADQYLADMGADVIKVEPLTGAYERHWSGAGVYVEGVSGFYLCANRNKRSIAIDLKSSEGKEVARRLIAGADVVLENFRPGVFSRLGFDQAELDRLNPTLIFASASGFGSSGPMVDKPGQDILVQARSGLISVTGTPGIGPTPVGAAVVDQHGGALLAMGILGAIVRKLREGKGTRVEGSLLNAGIDLQGEPLVNWFAGGMARDVLNREKNLATWFHEAPYGVYPARDGHVVVSLCKVPDLAKAVESDDMRALLSKDRYEDRDEFAKALALATAKFSVEELERRFDSHNVWWAPIRYYDELLNDPQLVHSEVFRKVQVKGRTIHLVNHPNRYDGKVPDLRVLALEIGEHTREILSEHGYSASEVEQLLSANAVVASRDEASERGAA; this is encoded by the coding sequence GTGCTGTTAGGAGGAATAAAGGTCGTCAGTTTCTGCCATTTTCTGCAGGGGCCTGCCGCCGATCAATATCTCGCAGACATGGGCGCTGACGTCATCAAGGTCGAACCTTTGACGGGCGCATACGAACGCCATTGGTCCGGAGCGGGCGTCTATGTCGAAGGCGTGAGCGGCTTCTATCTCTGCGCCAACCGCAACAAGCGTTCGATCGCCATCGACCTCAAGAGCTCGGAGGGCAAGGAAGTCGCTCGACGCTTGATCGCTGGAGCCGACGTGGTGCTCGAAAATTTCCGGCCGGGTGTCTTCTCCCGGCTCGGCTTCGACCAGGCTGAACTGGACCGCCTCAACCCGACCCTCATCTTCGCATCGGCGAGCGGCTTCGGATCGAGCGGACCCATGGTCGACAAGCCGGGCCAGGACATCCTAGTTCAGGCACGCTCGGGTCTGATCAGCGTCACGGGGACGCCTGGAATCGGTCCGACTCCTGTGGGTGCAGCCGTCGTCGACCAGCACGGCGGCGCTCTGCTCGCCATGGGCATTCTCGGCGCGATCGTCCGCAAGCTCCGCGAGGGCAAAGGCACCCGAGTGGAAGGAAGCCTTCTCAACGCGGGGATCGACCTTCAAGGCGAACCGCTTGTGAATTGGTTCGCCGGAGGCATGGCCCGCGACGTCCTAAATCGCGAGAAGAATCTCGCAACGTGGTTCCATGAAGCGCCCTATGGCGTCTATCCGGCTCGAGACGGCCACGTTGTGGTTTCGTTATGCAAGGTTCCCGATCTCGCCAAGGCGGTGGAGAGCGACGACATGCGCGCGCTGCTTTCGAAGGACCGCTACGAGGATCGCGACGAGTTCGCCAAGGCCCTGGCTCTGGCGACGGCGAAGTTCAGTGTCGAGGAACTGGAGCGGCGCTTCGACAGCCATAATGTCTGGTGGGCTCCAATCCGCTATTACGACGAGCTTCTGAACGATCCGCAACTCGTCCATTCGGAAGTGTTCCGCAAGGTCCAGGTCAAGGGCCGCACCATTCATCTTGTGAACCATCCAAACCGATACGACGGCAAGGTTCCGGACCTCCGGGTTCTGGCGTTGGAGATCGGCGAGCACACGCGCGAAATCCTCTCCGAGCACGGATACTCGGCCTCGGAGGTCGAACAACTGTTGTCTGCGAACGCCGTCGTGGCGTCGCGGGATGAAGCATCTGAGAGAGGGGCTGCGTGA
- a CDS encoding LacI family DNA-binding transcriptional regulator, translating into MVLDNDRTDTKLVDVARLAGCSPATVSRVLNNNPKVDVKVRDRVVKAAAQLGYVPNGSARALRSTKTRTVGAIIPTLDHAIYATMVNSLQARLSEKDVSVIINTSMYDIDIEFEQAKLLVERGVESVVLVGSVHRPETLAMLEQRNIAYVFTYTSLATDIGAAIGFDNVKAGAMAARYLVDLGHTQLGMIAGITENNDRASARRDGFLGELKRQGLANDNITVTESAYKIEGGRDSMRKLMTGPNPPSAVFCGSDIIAAGAIKYCHAEGIRVPEDVSVFGFDNLEIAELTHPELTTIEVPARDMGTIAAEYLLATPLQRQHMRQRELSLKLVVRASTAPRKPIEAQRCSFS; encoded by the coding sequence GTGGTCTTGGATAACGATCGTACGGACACTAAGCTGGTCGATGTCGCACGGCTGGCAGGCTGCTCTCCGGCTACCGTTTCACGGGTGCTCAACAACAACCCCAAAGTCGATGTCAAAGTCCGCGACCGCGTCGTCAAGGCCGCCGCCCAGTTGGGCTACGTGCCGAACGGCTCCGCGCGAGCTTTGCGCTCCACGAAGACCCGGACGGTCGGAGCCATCATCCCGACGCTCGACCACGCCATCTATGCGACGATGGTCAACAGCCTTCAGGCGCGACTGTCGGAGAAGGACGTCTCGGTCATCATCAACACCTCCATGTATGACATCGACATCGAATTCGAGCAGGCCAAGCTTCTCGTCGAGCGCGGCGTGGAGTCCGTCGTCCTCGTCGGCTCGGTGCATCGCCCGGAGACTCTGGCGATGCTGGAACAGAGAAACATCGCATACGTGTTCACCTATACGTCGCTGGCAACCGATATCGGCGCTGCGATCGGCTTCGACAATGTCAAGGCCGGAGCTATGGCGGCGCGTTATCTGGTCGATCTCGGCCACACCCAGCTCGGCATGATCGCGGGCATAACCGAGAACAACGATCGCGCCTCGGCGAGACGCGACGGGTTTCTTGGCGAATTGAAACGACAGGGGCTGGCCAACGACAACATCACGGTCACCGAGTCAGCTTACAAGATCGAGGGCGGGCGCGACTCGATGCGGAAGCTGATGACCGGACCGAATCCGCCTTCGGCCGTTTTTTGCGGCAGCGACATCATCGCGGCCGGCGCTATCAAATATTGCCACGCCGAAGGCATCCGGGTTCCAGAAGACGTGTCGGTGTTCGGGTTCGACAATCTCGAGATCGCGGAACTCACCCACCCCGAACTGACGACGATCGAGGTTCCGGCCAGAGACATGGGGACGATCGCCGCCGAATACCTTCTCGCGACGCCTCTGCAACGCCAACACATGCGGCAGCGCGAGCTATCGTTGAAGCTAGTCGTGAGAGCAAGCACGGCTCCTCGCAAGCCGATTGAGGCGCAGCGATGCAGTTTCTCGTGA
- a CDS encoding muconolactone Delta-isomerase family protein: MQFLVISRRLIEKFSDADFEPIVPLEGARARYLYSIGFTRQIWHRCDQPGACQIVEAASLDEARSHLSTLPLAEAGMIEFDIIPLKPYVGFALQTV, translated from the coding sequence ATGCAGTTTCTCGTGATCTCCCGGCGGCTGATCGAAAAGTTCAGCGACGCGGACTTCGAGCCGATCGTTCCCTTGGAAGGGGCCCGTGCGAGATACCTCTACAGCATCGGATTCACCCGACAGATATGGCATCGCTGCGACCAGCCGGGCGCTTGCCAGATCGTCGAGGCGGCCAGTCTTGACGAGGCTCGCTCCCACCTCTCCACCCTGCCGTTGGCCGAGGCTGGAATGATCGAGTTCGACATCATCCCGCTGAAGCCCTACGTGGGCTTCGCTCTCCAAACCGTCTAA
- a CDS encoding glycerate kinase type-2 family protein, giving the protein MENPREFLVSLFNAAVQAADAEHAINAHLPQRPKGRTIVVGAGKGVAQLARALEKAWDGLIEGTVVTRYGYAVPCERIEVLEASHPVPDEAGLRASMRLFERVADLSADDLVISLICGGGSALLPAPADGLTLEDEIALNRELLRSGAPIAAMNSIRKQFSKIKGGRLALAAYPATVVSLVVSDIPGDIASLVSSGPTIADSTARQDAIDAIARYRIELPANMRKHLEHAPVPPSPGDERFSRNLTHVIASAGKSLEAAAEFARNHGVEAAILSDSIEGEASLVGGVHASIAREIAMRNRPFRKPVVILSGGETTVTLRGKGKGGRNTEFLLAFAIAIEGLDGITALAADTDGIDGSEDNAGAFADGRSVGVMTSLGKTARSMLEGNDAWSAFDAAGSLFVPGPTGTNVNDFRAILIQ; this is encoded by the coding sequence ATGGAAAATCCCAGAGAGTTCCTGGTGTCGTTGTTCAACGCTGCGGTGCAGGCGGCTGACGCCGAACATGCGATCAATGCCCACCTTCCCCAGCGGCCAAAAGGGCGCACGATTGTCGTTGGCGCGGGCAAAGGGGTAGCCCAACTCGCTCGGGCGCTCGAAAAGGCGTGGGACGGTCTCATCGAAGGGACCGTTGTGACTCGATATGGGTACGCCGTGCCGTGCGAACGGATCGAGGTTCTGGAAGCTTCTCATCCCGTGCCGGACGAGGCGGGCCTGCGCGCGTCAATGAGGCTCTTCGAGCGCGTCGCCGACCTCTCCGCCGATGACTTGGTGATCAGTCTGATTTGTGGAGGCGGCTCAGCGCTTCTACCCGCGCCTGCCGACGGCCTCACGCTTGAGGACGAGATCGCGCTAAACAGGGAACTCTTGAGGTCTGGCGCGCCGATCGCCGCCATGAACTCGATCCGCAAGCAGTTTTCGAAGATCAAAGGCGGACGTTTGGCTCTCGCGGCCTACCCGGCGACCGTGGTGTCGCTTGTCGTCTCCGACATTCCCGGCGACATCGCATCATTGGTGTCCTCGGGTCCGACGATAGCTGATTCTACTGCACGCCAAGACGCTATCGACGCGATCGCAAGATATAGAATCGAGCTACCCGCCAATATGCGAAAGCATCTGGAGCATGCCCCGGTGCCACCGTCTCCCGGCGACGAAAGGTTCAGTCGCAACCTGACGCACGTTATCGCCTCGGCTGGCAAATCCTTGGAAGCTGCAGCCGAGTTTGCGCGGAATCACGGCGTCGAAGCTGCCATTCTCTCGGACTCGATCGAAGGCGAGGCAAGCCTTGTGGGCGGCGTCCATGCTTCGATTGCGCGCGAGATCGCAATGCGAAACCGACCCTTTCGAAAGCCCGTTGTTATTCTATCTGGTGGCGAGACAACGGTCACGCTTCGTGGCAAGGGCAAAGGGGGCCGCAACACAGAGTTTCTTCTGGCGTTCGCCATCGCGATCGAGGGGTTGGATGGAATCACCGCATTGGCGGCCGATACCGATGGCATCGATGGGAGCGAGGACAATGCGGGGGCCTTCGCGGACGGCAGATCAGTCGGTGTAATGACGAGCTTGGGCAAGACCGCGCGATCAATGCTTGAAGGCAATGATGCCTGGAGCGCGTTCGATGCTGCCGGGTCACTTTTTGTCCCCGGGCCAACCGGAACGAACGTCAACGACTTCCGGGCGATCCTTATACAATAG
- a CDS encoding pyridoxamine 5'-phosphate oxidase family protein, translating to MDNAIRKKILSLLDQHRIMTIATLRPDGWPQATTVGYVNEGLTLYFLCGLDSQKATNLAQDDRVSLTIDHDTSDLMAITGLSMAARAQAVVDRTEAEKVLRMLPLKYPEQVSLPVPMPTPQDVRIFRITPTVISVLDYSKGFGHADLVTDL from the coding sequence GTGGACAATGCGATCAGAAAGAAGATCCTGAGCTTGTTGGATCAACACCGGATCATGACGATCGCCACGCTGAGGCCAGACGGCTGGCCGCAGGCGACAACGGTCGGTTATGTCAACGAGGGCCTTACACTTTACTTCCTCTGCGGTCTGGACAGCCAAAAGGCGACCAATCTGGCGCAAGATGACCGGGTGTCGCTGACGATCGACCATGATACATCGGACTTGATGGCGATCACGGGGCTGTCCATGGCAGCGCGCGCGCAAGCGGTGGTCGATCGGACCGAAGCGGAAAAGGTCTTGCGCATGTTGCCGCTGAAGTATCCCGAGCAGGTCTCGCTGCCGGTGCCGATGCCGACCCCGCAGGACGTCCGCATATTCCGCATAACGCCGACGGTCATCTCCGTGCTCGACTACTCGAAGGGCTTCGGACATGCGGACCTTGTCACGGACCTGTAA
- a CDS encoding LysR substrate-binding domain-containing protein → MNVMLRHALPLLEMDVLKTFVAIAETGNFTTAAEAVYRTPSAVSMQIKKLEETLGCTLFLRDARSVSLTPKGELLLGFARRLLSLNNETVSRFLMPDMNGVVRVGAPEDVGERILPDVLKRFAESYPNVTVDVSIGMSNAMRKRVDEHRLDLAIYNSLTDDAARDGETLMQEKLVWAGAKCGNAHLRDPLPVSMWEDGCVWRADAVEKLSRAGRKFRVAFLSAYTTGQRAAVLAGLAIAPLPRYLVQGQMIPLGEQDGLPDLGHYNIGMKVIEDAPAPVLAVAEHVRAAFAELQML, encoded by the coding sequence ATGAACGTGATGCTGCGTCACGCGCTTCCACTGCTCGAGATGGATGTGCTCAAGACCTTTGTCGCCATCGCCGAGACGGGCAATTTCACCACGGCTGCGGAGGCCGTCTATCGCACGCCGTCGGCGGTTTCGATGCAGATCAAGAAGCTAGAGGAAACTCTGGGCTGTACGCTTTTCCTGCGCGACGCGCGCTCGGTGTCGCTGACGCCGAAGGGCGAACTCCTGCTCGGCTTCGCCCGGCGCTTGCTCTCGCTCAACAACGAGACGGTGTCGCGCTTTCTCATGCCCGACATGAACGGCGTGGTGCGGGTCGGTGCACCGGAGGACGTCGGCGAGCGGATCCTGCCGGACGTGCTGAAACGCTTTGCCGAGAGTTACCCGAATGTGACGGTCGACGTTTCGATCGGCATGAGCAATGCCATGCGCAAACGCGTCGACGAGCACCGGCTGGATCTTGCGATATACAACAGTCTTACCGACGACGCGGCCAGGGACGGCGAAACCCTGATGCAGGAGAAGCTGGTTTGGGCCGGCGCCAAGTGCGGCAACGCGCATCTGCGCGATCCGCTGCCGGTCTCGATGTGGGAGGACGGTTGCGTGTGGCGAGCCGATGCCGTCGAGAAGCTTTCGCGGGCCGGGCGCAAATTCCGCGTTGCATTCCTGAGCGCCTACACGACCGGGCAGCGGGCGGCGGTGCTTGCCGGCTTGGCGATTGCGCCACTGCCGCGCTATCTGGTGCAGGGCCAGATGATTCCACTCGGCGAGCAGGACGGTTTGCCGGATCTCGGCCACTACAATATCGGCATGAAGGTGATCGAGGATGCGCCGGCACCGGTGCTGGCGGTCGCGGAGCATGTGCGCGCCGCATTTGCAGAACTGCAGATGCTATAG
- a CDS encoding Hint domain-containing protein, with protein MPEGERRARVNQARRHFLGFAAAAAARVVAMGSLVGAALPSKSEAGGRAWWKLDHPGRGHGHGRGKNDPMCLLRGTAIRTPKGEVPIEELRIGDLVETVNGVALPIKWIGRHLYRRTAPTWSKDVAPIRIARHALNDESPRNDLYLSARHALLIDGMLVRAQDLVNGTSITRVQPTDWDRLEYFHIMLDSHQVLLAEGAPVESFLLETASYETFTNFAEFARLYPADRFAFMTPFAPYVGYGGREHLKALLHLAVGGPRTMSPLENACSRIAARGEKLLR; from the coding sequence ATGCCCGAAGGAGAGAGGCGTGCAAGGGTGAACCAGGCGCGGCGCCATTTCCTTGGCTTCGCGGCGGCGGCCGCCGCCAGGGTTGTGGCGATGGGCTCGCTTGTCGGTGCGGCGCTTCCCTCGAAGAGCGAGGCAGGCGGCAGAGCATGGTGGAAGCTCGACCATCCCGGTCGGGGTCATGGGCACGGCCGCGGCAAGAACGATCCCATGTGCCTGCTCCGCGGCACCGCGATCAGGACGCCAAAGGGCGAAGTCCCGATCGAGGAACTCCGCATCGGCGATCTTGTCGAGACCGTAAACGGCGTGGCCTTGCCCATCAAATGGATCGGTCGCCACCTGTACCGGCGGACGGCGCCGACCTGGAGCAAGGACGTCGCGCCGATCCGCATCGCCCGCCACGCACTGAACGATGAGTCTCCTCGCAACGACCTCTACCTCAGTGCTCGCCACGCGCTTCTGATCGACGGGATGCTCGTCCGGGCGCAAGACCTGGTCAACGGCACGTCGATTACGCGGGTGCAGCCCACCGACTGGGACAGGCTCGAATACTTTCACATCATGCTCGATTCCCATCAGGTGCTTCTGGCGGAGGGCGCACCAGTCGAGAGTTTCCTGCTCGAAACGGCCAGCTATGAGACCTTCACCAATTTCGCCGAATTCGCGCGCCTCTATCCTGCCGATCGCTTCGCCTTCATGACGCCTTTTGCGCCCTATGTCGGCTATGGCGGCAGGGAACACCTGAAGGCGCTTCTACATCTGGCGGTGGGCGGCCCACGAACGATGTCCCCGCTCGAGAACGCCTGCAGTCGCATCGCGGCACGAGGCGAGAAGCTCCTCCGCTGA
- a CDS encoding GlxA family transcriptional regulator, protein MNKPLIKKRSLVFFLVPNFSMLPFSAAIETLRIANRMLGYDAYSWRLASTDGQKVVSSAGIALEVNTSLAEERKALGGEGRPSMVLVCSGVYVEEFQNKSVNAWLREVYNRGIAVGSLCTGAHVLASAGLLTGKRCAIHWENLPGFSESFPQADVFADLYEIDSNIYTCAGGTASLDMMLNLIDQDFGENLVNRVCEQALTDRVRGPHDRQRLPLRARLGVQNTKVLSIIELMEANLAEPLSLVEIAESADLSRRQIERLFRQEMGRSPARYYLEIRLDRARHLLIQSSMPVVEVAVACGFVSASHFSKCYRELYNRSPQQERAERKLTLQMAAR, encoded by the coding sequence ATGAACAAGCCCCTGATCAAAAAGCGATCGCTCGTATTCTTCCTGGTACCGAATTTCTCCATGCTGCCCTTTTCGGCGGCGATAGAAACGCTGCGCATCGCCAATCGGATGCTCGGCTACGACGCCTATAGCTGGCGCCTGGCCTCGACCGATGGCCAGAAGGTCGTTTCCTCCGCCGGCATCGCCCTTGAAGTCAACACGTCGCTGGCCGAAGAGCGCAAGGCGCTCGGCGGCGAGGGCCGCCCCTCGATGGTCCTCGTTTGCTCCGGCGTCTATGTCGAAGAGTTTCAGAACAAGTCCGTCAATGCCTGGCTGCGCGAAGTCTACAATCGCGGCATCGCCGTCGGCAGCCTCTGTACCGGCGCCCACGTGCTGGCTTCTGCCGGCCTGCTCACTGGCAAGCGATGCGCCATCCATTGGGAGAACCTGCCCGGCTTTTCCGAAAGCTTTCCCCAGGCGGATGTCTTTGCCGATCTCTACGAGATCGACAGCAATATTTATACCTGTGCCGGCGGCACCGCCTCGCTCGACATGATGCTGAACCTGATCGATCAGGATTTCGGCGAGAACCTCGTCAACCGTGTCTGCGAGCAGGCGCTGACGGACCGCGTGCGCGGGCCGCACGATCGCCAGCGGCTCCCGCTTCGCGCACGGCTTGGCGTGCAGAACACCAAGGTGCTCTCGATTATCGAACTGATGGAAGCCAACCTCGCCGAGCCGCTCTCGCTGGTGGAAATTGCCGAAAGCGCCGACCTCTCCCGACGCCAGATCGAGCGGCTGTTCCGCCAGGAGATGGGACGCTCTCCCGCCCGCTACTACCTAGAAATCCGCCTCGACCGCGCCCGCCACCTCTTGATCCAGTCGTCGATGCCGGTCGTCGAAGTGGCCGTCGCCTGTGGCTTCGTCTCCGCCTCGCACTTCTCCAAATGTTATCGCGAGCTCTACAATCGATCGCCGCAGCAGGAGCGCGCCGAACGCAAGCTGACGCTGCAGATGGCCGCCCGGTAG
- a CDS encoding diguanylate cyclase: MRLRRASRRATYVQKHRDKRLLLIEDSRMFATALKYGLELTHGINITHCASLNTARAEMAAAGDSPFALSVLDLNLPDAPNCQALDFVLENRVPAIVFTAAFNDDTRDEVLARGVIDCIIKNEPGSIDRLLTSVDRALTNGRITVLLVDPSKDSRTELTGILRRQRLSVIEASEASEAMQVLDQGEAIDVIVIDAESADMEPAALLEELRRRQGEDSVPVIGLCEHGDARSAARFIEAGGADFIRKPFLEAEFCGRVRHAATLQQRIQGLRRAAASDYLTEIFNRRHFFVTGPRLVDQCLRRGEGTSIAVLDIDHFKRLNDTYGHEIGDVVLKHVARRLKALVGEEHLLARLGGEEFGILFDGLDVHQAFAFCERVRVELAKSKIVVDDDDLTITVSIGLATVEAPESFENYLHAADQFLYMAKHAGRNRVMSELTLLDALAS; the protein is encoded by the coding sequence GTGAGATTGCGCCGCGCGTCGAGACGGGCGACTTATGTGCAGAAGCACCGCGACAAGCGACTGCTGCTCATCGAGGATTCGCGGATGTTCGCCACCGCCCTGAAATACGGGCTGGAGCTAACGCACGGCATCAACATCACCCATTGCGCCTCGTTAAACACTGCCAGGGCGGAAATGGCGGCCGCCGGGGATTCGCCCTTCGCGCTCTCCGTCCTCGATCTAAACCTGCCGGATGCGCCGAATTGCCAGGCGCTTGACTTCGTTCTCGAAAACCGGGTGCCCGCCATCGTCTTCACTGCGGCGTTCAATGACGACACCCGCGATGAGGTCCTGGCAAGGGGCGTCATAGATTGCATCATCAAGAACGAGCCTGGATCGATCGACCGCCTGCTCACGTCTGTCGACAGGGCATTGACGAACGGCCGGATCACCGTGCTGCTCGTCGACCCCAGCAAGGACTCGCGCACCGAACTGACCGGCATCCTGCGCAGACAGCGGCTGTCGGTGATCGAGGCGTCCGAGGCGTCCGAGGCGATGCAGGTCCTGGATCAGGGCGAGGCCATCGACGTCATTGTCATCGATGCGGAAAGCGCCGACATGGAGCCGGCGGCCTTGCTCGAAGAGCTTCGTAGGCGCCAGGGGGAGGACAGCGTGCCGGTGATCGGCCTGTGCGAACACGGCGACGCACGCTCAGCGGCGCGCTTCATCGAGGCGGGTGGAGCAGACTTCATCCGCAAACCGTTTCTCGAGGCGGAGTTCTGTGGACGTGTGCGCCACGCCGCGACGCTGCAGCAGCGCATTCAGGGGCTGAGGCGCGCCGCGGCAAGCGATTATCTGACCGAGATATTCAATCGGCGCCATTTCTTCGTCACGGGCCCGCGTCTCGTCGATCAATGCCTGCGACGTGGCGAGGGAACGTCGATCGCCGTGCTCGATATCGACCACTTCAAGCGTCTGAACGATACCTATGGCCACGAGATCGGCGATGTGGTGCTGAAGCATGTAGCACGGCGGCTGAAGGCGCTGGTGGGCGAGGAGCATCTGCTTGCCCGCCTCGGCGGCGAGGAATTCGGCATCCTCTTCGACGGGCTGGACGTCCACCAGGCATTCGCCTTTTGCGAGCGGGTAAGGGTGGAACTGGCGAAGTCCAAGATCGTCGTCGACGACGACGACTTGACGATCACGGTCTCGATCGGACTGGCGACCGTAGAGGCGCCCGAATCCTTCGAGAACTATCTGCACGCTGCCGACCAGTTCCTTTACATGGCAAAGCATGCAGGGCGGAACCGCGTGATGTCGGAACTGACGCTGCTCGACGCGCTGGCCTCCTGA
- a CDS encoding response regulator — protein sequence MSFFGVSGMYYSGESLGEHRIVLAEDSNLFSSMVSKRLKELFDIDVIVCRDLEELQFAVENASFPPALAISNINLPGAENGEALNYLIEMSVPTIVFTGSFQESTREAILAKDIVDYVIKDSVFAVDMLAESVCRFLTNQKHHVLIVDDSPTARALLTTQLKRYNFRTSAAENGAVALGILKNNPDIALVITDYNMPDIDGFELTRRIRAARGPHQLRIIGVSSSTNRLLSARFLKAGGNDFVVRPFVNEEFYCRVNQNLDTLTKIRTLNEKAKISA from the coding sequence ATGTCATTCTTCGGCGTTTCCGGAATGTATTATTCCGGCGAATCCCTGGGCGAGCACCGCATCGTGCTTGCCGAGGACTCCAATCTTTTCTCGTCCATGGTCTCGAAGCGGCTGAAGGAACTGTTCGATATCGACGTGATCGTCTGTCGTGACCTCGAGGAGCTGCAGTTCGCCGTCGAGAACGCATCCTTTCCGCCGGCGCTTGCCATCTCCAATATCAACCTTCCGGGCGCGGAAAACGGCGAGGCGCTCAACTATCTGATCGAGATGAGCGTGCCGACGATCGTCTTCACCGGCTCGTTCCAGGAGAGTACCCGCGAGGCGATCCTGGCAAAGGATATCGTCGACTACGTCATCAAGGACAGTGTCTTTGCCGTCGACATGCTGGCGGAATCGGTCTGTCGGTTCCTGACCAATCAGAAGCACCACGTGCTGATCGTCGACGACAGCCCGACAGCGCGTGCGCTGCTCACGACGCAGTTGAAACGTTACAATTTCCGCACGAGCGCCGCCGAAAACGGTGCGGTCGCGCTCGGGATCCTGAAGAACAATCCGGATATCGCCCTCGTCATCACCGATTACAACATGCCGGACATCGACGGATTCGAACTGACGCGCCGCATCCGGGCCGCCCGCGGGCCACACCAGTTGCGCATCATCGGCGTTTCCTCGTCCACCAATCGGCTGCTTTCCGCACGCTTCCTCAAAGCCGGGGGTAATGATTTCGTCGTTCGCCCCTTCGTTAATGAGGAGTTCTATTGTCGCGTCAACCAGAACCTCGACACGTTGACGAAGATCAGGACGCTGAACGAGAAGGCGAAGATTTCCGCCTGA
- a CDS encoding potassium channel family protein gives MDRIDHRPWSVSSNLQSLSVAIRRIERGRDQGALRWQALLAFIDLSILAFFLLGPYLRAGPIYLIIDYTIAAWIGGELLARAVAASSLRNFIKRSMTWIDLVILGTLLFPDVLFNFAFLRAMRLWAIGNSPLLCEILRRLGWAHLHDVIRASLNFLVFLFMVTGFVYTTFFYGREAGEGFVDALYFTVATITTTGFGDITLPGTLGKLTSVVTMIVGISLFVRLAQVIVRPFKVNFPCPKCGLQRHEADAVHCKACGQLLNIPDEGD, from the coding sequence ATGGACAGGATTGATCATCGGCCATGGTCCGTCTCATCGAACCTGCAATCGCTGTCAGTGGCGATCCGGCGCATTGAACGCGGGCGCGATCAGGGGGCACTGCGCTGGCAGGCGCTGCTGGCTTTCATCGATCTCAGCATACTGGCCTTCTTCCTCCTGGGTCCCTACCTGCGGGCCGGCCCCATCTATCTGATCATCGACTACACGATCGCCGCCTGGATCGGCGGCGAATTGCTCGCACGCGCGGTCGCGGCGTCGTCACTGCGGAACTTTATCAAAAGGTCCATGACGTGGATCGACCTGGTCATCCTCGGGACACTGTTGTTTCCGGACGTCCTTTTCAATTTCGCATTCCTGCGAGCCATGCGCCTCTGGGCTATCGGGAACAGTCCGCTGCTCTGCGAAATACTGCGCCGTCTCGGCTGGGCGCATTTGCACGATGTTATCCGGGCCTCTCTGAATTTCCTGGTCTTTCTGTTTATGGTGACGGGGTTCGTCTACACGACCTTCTTCTATGGACGCGAGGCCGGAGAAGGATTCGTCGACGCCCTTTATTTCACCGTTGCCACGATTACCACCACCGGCTTCGGCGATATCACGCTTCCCGGCACGCTCGGCAAGCTGACATCCGTGGTGACGATGATCGTCGGCATATCGCTTTTCGTCAGACTTGCTCAGGTGATCGTCCGTCCATTCAAGGTGAATTTCCCTTGCCCGAAATGCGGATTGCAGCGACACGAGGCGGATGCGGTCCATTGCAAGGCCTGCGGTCAGCTCCTCAACATTCCGGACGAAGGCGATTGA